In one Brassica oleracea var. oleracea cultivar TO1000 chromosome C9, BOL, whole genome shotgun sequence genomic region, the following are encoded:
- the LOC106315961 gene encoding calmodulin-binding protein 25-like → MDSGNSSSMQSSSGGGGDQEEYDSRADQSISALFNNSTTVSSNIAGQTQLDSLIANYFNTGWSTDSPLLSTTTTNPTDGSRPPPPPILFTNSLHQDLRVVSDTNTSSPICSVPTDKKNGLATTRNLKKRSRVSRRAPTTVLTTDTSNFRAMVQEFTGNPSNPFSGLSSSPFPRSRFDLFGPSSSSSQPLKPFPHKLIPPSSTSHPYLNPPSTNYHQSLLLNMNTQNIANPLRDQSLSLRTSNGVGHVDVGTNFEGLQNIMASSSSMMQPTLNTMHGLDMVPVERSDVYTTSVASGTENNLGVVRNEGTVDLSWISTSD, encoded by the coding sequence ATGGATTCAGGCAACAGTAGTAGCATGCAATCCTCAAGCGGTGGTGGTGGAGACCAAGAAGAGTACGACTCACGCGCAGATCAATCAATATCTGCTTTATTCAACAACTCAACCACCGTCTCCTCCAACATCGCCGGTCAAACACAGCTTGACTCCCTCATAGCTAACTATTTCAACACCGGCTGGTCAACAGATAGTCCTCTATTGTCAACAACGACCACGAACCCCACCGATGGCTCTAGGCCACCACCACCACCAATCTTGTTCACAAATTCACTTCATCAAGATCTGAGAGTAGTTTCGGACACAAACACAAGTAGTCCCATATGTTCTGTCCCTACCGACAAGAAAAACGGTCTGGCCACAACAAGGAATCTAAAGAAGAGATCTCGAGTCTCGAGACGAGCGCCTACGACTGTTTTGACCACCGACACTTCAAACTTCAGAGCCATGGTTCAAGAGTTCACTGGTAATCCTTCTAATCCTTTCTCAGGATTATCATCTTCTCCTTTTCCAAGGTCTAGATTTGATCTCTTTGGACCTTCTTCTTCATCCTCACAACCCTTGAAACCGTTTCCTCATAAACTTATCCCACCATCATCAACGAGTCATCCTTACCTAAATCCTCCTTCTACAAATTATCACCAGAGTCTTCTCCTTAACATGAACACGCAAAACATCGCAAACCCTCTAAGGGATCAATCGCTGAGCTTGAGAACAAGTAATGGTGTTGGACACGTGGACGTGGGAACAAACTTTGAAGGGCTTCAAAACATTATGGCCTCTTCGTCATCGATGATGCAGCCAACCCTAAATACTATGCATGGATTAGACATGGTACCGGTTGAAAGATCCGATGTTTACACAACATCGGTTGCTTCTGGAACGGAGAATAATTTAGGGGTCGTGAGAAATGAAGGTACGGTGGACTTATCATGGATCTCTACTTCAGATTAA
- the LOC106317176 gene encoding uncharacterized protein LOC106317176 codes for MSDIAILVVEEYERRVRQPEDSKAATVDFDWWKKLPGKMMTIGVDEKKIESFMKKFEAKSQFAIAISHGVFSA; via the coding sequence ATGTCAGACATAGCGATTTTAGTGGTGGAGGAGTATGAGCGGAGGGTGAGACAGCCGGAAGATTCGAAGGCGGCGACGGTGGATTTTGATTGGTGGAAGAAACTTCCCGGGAAGATGATGACCATAGGAGTTGACGAGAAGAAGATAGAAAGTTTCATGAAGAAGTTTGAGGCTAAGTCTCAGTTTGCTATTGCCATCTCACATGGCGTTTTCTCTGCTTGA
- the LOC106313855 gene encoding transcription factor TGA1-like isoform X2 — protein sequence MNSTSTHFVPPRRVNIYEPLHQFGMWGETFKSNIGNGNINTPSHIIIPNNQKLDNNLSEDTSHGTPLIFDQETSTSRHPDKIKRRLAQNREAAKKSRLRKKAYVQQLETSRLKLIQLEQELDRARQQGFYVGNGIDTSTTTSLGFSENMNPGIAAFEMEYGQWIEEQNKQICELRTVLQGHVGDVELRLLVEIAMKHYFDLFRMKSAAAKEDVFFVMSGMWRTSAERFFLWIGGFRPSDLIKVLLPHFDVMTDQQILDVCNLRQSCQQAEDALSQGMEKLQHTLADCVAGGRLGEGNYIPQVNSAMERAEASVSFVNQADHLRHETLQQMDRILTTRQAARGLLALGEYFQRLRALSSSWATRHREPT from the exons ATGAATTCAACATCAACACATTTCGTGCCACCGAGAAGAGTTAATATATACGAGCCTCTCCATCAATTTGGTATGTGGGGAGAAACTTTCAAGAGCAATATTGGCAATGGGAATATCAACACCCCAAGCCACATTATAATACCGAATAATCAGAAACTAGACAACAACTTG TCAGAGGATACTTCCCATGGAACTCCTCTCATCTTTGATCAAGAAACTTCCACGTCCAGACATCCTGATAAG ATAAAGAGACGGCTTGCGCAGAACCGCGAAGCTGCCAAGAAAAGTCGCTTGCGCAAGAAG GCTTATGTTCAGCAGCTAGAAACAAGCAGATTGAAGCTAATACAGTTAGAGCAAGAACTCGATCGTGCTAGACAACAG GGATTCTACGTTGGGAATGGCATAGATACTAGTACTACTACTTCTCTAGGTTTCTCGGAAAACATGAATCCAG GGATTGCTGCATTTGAGATGGAGTATGGACAATGGATTGAAGAACAGAACAAACAGATATGCGAACTAAGAACTGTTTTGCAAGGACATGTCGGCGATGTGGAGCTTCGTTTGCTTGTTGAAATCGCCATGAAACATTATTTTGATCTTTTCCGGATGAAATCAGCTGCTGCAAAAGAGGATGTTTTCTTCGTCATGTCGGGAATGTGGAGAACTTCTGCAGAACGTTTTTTCCTATGGATTGGCGGCTTTCGACCCTCGGATCTTATCAAG GTTCTTTTGCCACATTTTGATGTCATGACGGATCAGCAGATTCTAGATGTATGTAACCTAAGACAATCTTGCCAGCAAGCTGAAGACGCTTTATCTCAAGGAATGGAGAAGCTACAACACACCCTTGCAGATTGTGTTGCAGGTGGACGACTAGGTGAAGGAAATTACATTCCTCAGGTGAATTCTGCAATGGAGAGAGCAGAAGCTTCGGTCAGCTTTGTTAATCAG GCTGATCATTTGAGACATGAGACGTTGCAACAAATGGATAGGATCTTGACTACACGACAAGCGGCTCGAGGGTTGTTGGCTCTTGGTGAGTATTTTCAACGGCTTAGAGCGTTGAGCTCGAGTTGGGCAACTAGACATCGTGAACCAACTTAG
- the LOC106313855 gene encoding transcription factor TGA1-like isoform X1: protein MNSTSTHFVPPRRVNIYEPLHQFGMWGETFKSNIGNGNINTPSHIIIPNNQKLDNNLSEDTSHGTPLIFDQETSTSRHPDKIKRRLAQNREAAKKSRLRKKAYVQQLETSRLKLIQLEQELDRARQQGFYVGNGIDTSTTTSLGFSENMNPGLYQEQGSILDKNQNLNVKIKTGIAAFEMEYGQWIEEQNKQICELRTVLQGHVGDVELRLLVEIAMKHYFDLFRMKSAAAKEDVFFVMSGMWRTSAERFFLWIGGFRPSDLIKVLLPHFDVMTDQQILDVCNLRQSCQQAEDALSQGMEKLQHTLADCVAGGRLGEGNYIPQVNSAMERAEASVSFVNQADHLRHETLQQMDRILTTRQAARGLLALGEYFQRLRALSSSWATRHREPT from the exons ATGAATTCAACATCAACACATTTCGTGCCACCGAGAAGAGTTAATATATACGAGCCTCTCCATCAATTTGGTATGTGGGGAGAAACTTTCAAGAGCAATATTGGCAATGGGAATATCAACACCCCAAGCCACATTATAATACCGAATAATCAGAAACTAGACAACAACTTG TCAGAGGATACTTCCCATGGAACTCCTCTCATCTTTGATCAAGAAACTTCCACGTCCAGACATCCTGATAAG ATAAAGAGACGGCTTGCGCAGAACCGCGAAGCTGCCAAGAAAAGTCGCTTGCGCAAGAAG GCTTATGTTCAGCAGCTAGAAACAAGCAGATTGAAGCTAATACAGTTAGAGCAAGAACTCGATCGTGCTAGACAACAG GGATTCTACGTTGGGAATGGCATAGATACTAGTACTACTACTTCTCTAGGTTTCTCGGAAAACATGAATCCAGGTCTGTATCAAGAACAGGGTAGTATTCTTGACAAGAATCAAAACTTGAACGTGAAGATTAAAACAGGGATTGCTGCATTTGAGATGGAGTATGGACAATGGATTGAAGAACAGAACAAACAGATATGCGAACTAAGAACTGTTTTGCAAGGACATGTCGGCGATGTGGAGCTTCGTTTGCTTGTTGAAATCGCCATGAAACATTATTTTGATCTTTTCCGGATGAAATCAGCTGCTGCAAAAGAGGATGTTTTCTTCGTCATGTCGGGAATGTGGAGAACTTCTGCAGAACGTTTTTTCCTATGGATTGGCGGCTTTCGACCCTCGGATCTTATCAAG GTTCTTTTGCCACATTTTGATGTCATGACGGATCAGCAGATTCTAGATGTATGTAACCTAAGACAATCTTGCCAGCAAGCTGAAGACGCTTTATCTCAAGGAATGGAGAAGCTACAACACACCCTTGCAGATTGTGTTGCAGGTGGACGACTAGGTGAAGGAAATTACATTCCTCAGGTGAATTCTGCAATGGAGAGAGCAGAAGCTTCGGTCAGCTTTGTTAATCAG GCTGATCATTTGAGACATGAGACGTTGCAACAAATGGATAGGATCTTGACTACACGACAAGCGGCTCGAGGGTTGTTGGCTCTTGGTGAGTATTTTCAACGGCTTAGAGCGTTGAGCTCGAGTTGGGCAACTAGACATCGTGAACCAACTTAG
- the LOC106319199 gene encoding ras-related protein RABA4a — protein sequence MASGGGGGYGDPSQKIDYVFKVVLIGDSAVGKSQILARYARDEFSLDSKATIGVEFQTRTLVIDHKSVKAQIWDTAGQERYRAVTSAYYRGAVGAMLVYDITRRQTFDHIPRWLEELRAHADKNIVIILIGNKSDLEDQRAIPTEDAKEFAEKEGLFFLETSAFNATNVESAFSTVLNEIFNIVNRKSLAVSEEEQHGSLAGKKIDIVPGPGQVIPAKSNMCCNS from the exons ATGGCGAGTGGAGGAGGAGGAGGTTACGGAGACCCGTCGCAGAAGATAGACTACGTGTTCAAAGTGGTTCTGATCGGCGATTCTGCGGTTGGGAAGTCGCAGATACTTGCTCGATACGCGAGGGACGAGTTCAGCTTGGATTCTAAGGCTACCATCGGCGTCGAGTTCCAGACTCGGACGCTTGTTATCGATCACAAGAGTGTTAAGGCTCAGATCTGGGATACCGCCGGCCAAGAACG ATACAGAGCGGTAACAAGTGCATATTACCGAGGAGCGGTTGGGGCGATGTTGGTTTACGACATAACCAGACGCCAAACCTTTGATCACATCCCAAGATGGCTAGAAGAGTTGCGTGCTCATGCGGACAAGAACATTGTGATCATCCTTATAGGGAACAAGTCAGATCTTGAAGACCAGAGAGCCATCCCAACCGAAGATGCTAAAGAGTTTGCAGAGAAAGAAGGTTTATTCTTCCTGGAGACATCTGCGTTTAACGCAACCAATGTTGAGAGCGCTTTCTCAACGGTCCTGAACGAGATTTTCAACATTGTGAACAGGAAAAGTCTTGCTGTGAGTGAAGAAGAACAACATGGGTCGCTTGCTGGTAAGAAGATTGATATTGTTCCAGGTCCTGGTCAGGTGATACCAGCAAAGAGTAACATGTGTTGTAACTCCTAG
- the LOC106319200 gene encoding uncharacterized protein LOC106319200, producing the protein MECRKHKHQGNRGVCPSCLRDKLSRLPNTTTSYYVINRSTSSSSTVSSSPSSPVKELHRRAGSMSMSFAVREALSGQLVEGLKKSRSMAHVPKDSYIVRSSKKTTEKLKPTTVKKTGFWKKLLHLKGKGGGADAGGLVASRQRAY; encoded by the coding sequence ATGGAATGCAGAAAACACAAGCACCAAGGCAATAGAGGAGTATGCCCTTCTTGTTTAAGGGACAAACTCTCTCGCTTACCAAATACAACGACGTCGTACTACGTAATCAACCGATCTACTTCCTCATCCAGCACCGTTTCCTCTTCTCCCTCGTCGCCGGTTAAGGAACTCCACCGACGAGCTGGCTCCATGTCGATGTCGTTCGCTGTGAGGGAAGCGTTGAGTGGTCAACTGGTTGAAGGACTGAAGAAAAGCAGATCTATGGCTCATGTTCCCAAAGATTCTTATATCGTACGGTCATCCAAGAAGACGACGGAGAAACTGAAACCCACCACGGTGAAGAAGACTGGATTCTGGAAGAAGTTGCTCCATCTCAAAGGGAAGGGCGGTGGTGCCGACGCCGGAGGGTTGGTTGCTTCACGGCAAAGAGCGTATTAA